The Leptospiraceae bacterium genome has a segment encoding these proteins:
- a CDS encoding STAS domain-containing protein produces MKLKITTKNDVVIVSIEGAIKSGDEYQLAERMEQYIKPNVAPKFIIDMKKVPFINSQALGLFLHIYKHIDYLKGRIVFCGLNSDIESLMNLTQLSNVFEIYKTLDEALESFED; encoded by the coding sequence ATGAAGTTAAAAATCACAACCAAGAATGATGTAGTTATAGTGTCTATTGAAGGTGCCATCAAATCTGGTGATGAATATCAATTAGCCGAAAGAATGGAACAATACATCAAACCAAACGTAGCTCCAAAGTTCATCATTGATATGAAAAAAGTACCTTTTATTAATTCTCAAGCATTAGGGCTTTTTTTACATATTTACAAACATATAGATTATTTAAAGGGAAGGATAGTTTTTTGTGGATTGAACTCTGATATTGAGTCCTTAATGAATCTAACCCAACTTTCGAATGTTTTTGAAATTTATAAAACTTTAGATGAAGCATTGGAAAGTTTCGAAGATTGA